The Candidatus Goldiibacteriota bacterium HGW-Goldbacteria-1 genome includes a region encoding these proteins:
- a CDS encoding flavoredoxin — MKKFLAPQPILLPSPVLIIGTYGENDAPNIMNAAWGGIASSKPPCISISVQPVRLTHENIIRNKCFTINIPSEKFVKQADYAGLVSGREYNKFEEAKLTPEKSALVNAPYIKEFPYCLECKLVNTVNVGSHTMFIGEIVGIVADSNVLGKNSLPDIKKVKPIMFGSFGSRAYYGVGNKIGDAFAVGSKIKKTK, encoded by the coding sequence ATGAAAAAGTTTCTTGCACCGCAGCCGATACTGCTTCCATCACCTGTCCTTATAATAGGAACATACGGGGAGAATGACGCTCCCAACATCATGAATGCCGCATGGGGCGGGATAGCATCAAGCAAACCGCCGTGTATCAGTATAAGCGTGCAGCCGGTAAGGCTTACACATGAAAATATCATCAGAAATAAATGTTTTACCATAAATATCCCTTCTGAAAAGTTTGTGAAACAGGCCGACTATGCAGGGCTGGTTTCCGGCAGGGAATACAACAAATTTGAAGAGGCAAAATTAACCCCTGAAAAAAGCGCGCTTGTAAACGCTCCATATATAAAAGAATTTCCCTACTGCCTTGAATGTAAACTGGTAAATACCGTAAACGTCGGGTCGCACACTATGTTTATAGGCGAAATTGTGGGGATAGTGGCTGACAGCAATGTGCTTGGCAAAAACAGCCTCCCTGATATAAAAAAGGTTAAGCCCATAATGTTTGGTTCCTTCGGCAGCAGGGCTTATTATGGCGTGGGTAATAAAATCGGTGACGCGTTTGCTGTGGGGAGTAAGATTAAAAAGACAAAATGA
- a CDS encoding DNA (cytosine-5-)-methyltransferase, whose translation MAKRAAKKKSKRSYSDAIKEIENYLVEEENEKFAYATHYLQSYGTEAEEYYKEGVKFLPPGFQPELFKMNVPFPPPETPKFTFIDLFAGIGGMRIAFQNLGGKCVFTSEWDKSAQVTYKENFGEMPFGDITKVDAKNIPDHDVLVAGFPCQSFSIAGKRKGFEDIRGTLFFDVARILKEKKPKAFLLENVKGLTNHEKGKTLQVILDVLRNELNYYVPEPKVLNAKNYGVPQNRERIVIVGFRKDLKINEFEYPAPTGKKVKFSDIKEKDVVSSKYYLSTQYLKTLKAHKARHASKGNGFGYEIIPDDGIANAIVVGGMGRERNLVMDYKLKDFTPVTKIKGEVNREGIRKMTPREWARLQGYPDKFKIPVADAQAYKQFGNSVPVPMIKAVAGCIVDKVEEI comes from the coding sequence ATGGCAAAAAGGGCTGCAAAGAAAAAAAGTAAAAGAAGTTATTCTGATGCAATAAAAGAGATTGAAAATTATCTTGTTGAAGAAGAAAACGAAAAATTTGCATATGCCACACATTATCTTCAATCTTACGGTACGGAAGCGGAAGAATATTATAAAGAAGGTGTAAAATTTTTACCTCCCGGATTTCAGCCGGAGTTGTTTAAGATGAATGTTCCTTTTCCGCCGCCTGAAACTCCTAAATTTACTTTTATTGATTTATTTGCGGGTATAGGCGGAATGAGAATAGCATTTCAAAATCTTGGCGGGAAATGTGTGTTTACTTCGGAGTGGGATAAATCAGCGCAGGTTACATATAAAGAAAATTTTGGAGAAATGCCATTCGGAGATATAACAAAGGTTGATGCCAAAAATATACCGGATCATGATGTTTTAGTTGCAGGTTTTCCTTGTCAGTCTTTCAGTATTGCAGGTAAAAGAAAAGGTTTTGAAGATATACGGGGAACCTTATTCTTTGATGTGGCAAGAATACTTAAAGAAAAAAAACCGAAAGCTTTCTTATTGGAAAATGTAAAAGGACTTACAAATCATGAAAAAGGTAAAACTTTACAAGTTATATTGGATGTTTTAAGAAATGAATTAAATTACTATGTACCTGAACCTAAGGTGTTAAATGCAAAAAATTATGGCGTGCCTCAAAATAGAGAACGTATTGTAATAGTGGGATTTAGAAAAGATTTAAAAATAAATGAATTTGAATATCCTGCACCTACAGGTAAGAAAGTCAAATTTTCTGACATCAAAGAAAAAGATGTGGTTTCTTCAAAATACTATTTATCAACTCAGTATTTAAAGACACTTAAAGCGCATAAAGCAAGACATGCATCAAAAGGTAATGGATTTGGGTATGAAATTATACCTGATGACGGAATAGCAAATGCAATTGTAGTCGGGGGTATGGGAAGAGAACGTAATTTGGTTATGGATTACAAATTAAAAGACTTTACTCCGGTTACTAAGATTAAAGGGGAAGTTAACAGAGAGGGTATCAGAAAGATGACACCAAGAGAATGGGCCAGATTGCAGGGATATCCGGATAAATTTAAGATACCTGTTGCTGATGCACAAGCATATAAACAATTTGGAAATTCGGTTCCTGTACCAATGATAAAAGCTGTAGCAGGATGTATTGTTGATAAAGTGGAGGAAATATAA
- a CDS encoding DUF47 domain-containing protein, which yields MLSRFFPKEFNFFEFFDKQAVNLVDAAACFREIVAQSEVTEQSQTKMKEIERNGDKMAYAIMDHLNKTFITPFDREDIHQLAKEMDEVNDIMNTVVARMRLYKLKGPDKNMVQFAELITQAVNVISGAVAGLRDMKNMNNILKACVEVGNLESLGDRLRDSALMELFENEKDPIQVIKWKEIYQIAETSLDICKHVAHNIESILVKQA from the coding sequence ATGCTATCCAGATTTTTTCCGAAAGAATTTAACTTTTTTGAATTTTTTGACAAACAGGCGGTTAACCTGGTTGATGCCGCGGCCTGTTTCCGCGAAATAGTGGCACAGTCCGAGGTAACGGAACAATCACAGACAAAAATGAAAGAAATTGAAAGAAACGGCGATAAAATGGCGTATGCAATTATGGACCATCTTAACAAAACTTTTATCACCCCTTTTGACAGGGAAGACATACATCAGCTTGCAAAAGAGATGGATGAAGTAAATGACATTATGAATACTGTAGTGGCAAGGATGAGGCTGTACAAGCTTAAAGGGCCGGATAAAAATATGGTTCAGTTCGCGGAGCTTATAACCCAGGCTGTTAATGTTATTTCCGGAGCGGTTGCGGGATTAAGGGACATGAAGAACATGAATAATATTTTAAAAGCCTGCGTTGAAGTGGGAAACCTTGAATCGCTTGGCGACAGGTTAAGGGATTCAGCGCTTATGGAACTTTTTGAAAATGAAAAAGACCCGATACAGGTAATTAAATGGAAAGAAATCTATCAGATAGCCGAAACTTCACTGGATATATGCAAGCATGTGGCTCATAACATAGAGTCTATACTTGTAAAACAGGCATAG
- a CDS encoding anion permease, producing MTTTIILLILLALLFDFLNGFHDSANSIATIVSTRVLSPKYAVIWAASFNFLAFFFFGHLVAKTMGKGIIDVNIITQQVIFGTLMGACIWNIITWYFGLPTSSSHALIGGLIGAAMVKVGPSALIYSGIFKTAIFIVISPLAGFILGRLIGQLVYQLVRKSTPVKVDHLFRKGQLLSAALYSMGHGGNDAQKTMGIITGLLFSAGIIEVFEIPMWVALSCYVAIALGTMFGGWRIVKTMGQKVAKLKPIDGFCAETGGAISLYVATAMGIPVSTTHTITGSIMGVGSIRRLSAVKWGVAGGIIWAWIITIPAAALISALAYFLVTIPFK from the coding sequence ATGACCACTACGATAATACTGCTTATTCTGCTGGCTTTGCTTTTTGATTTTTTAAACGGGTTTCATGATTCCGCGAATTCAATAGCCACTATTGTTTCAACGCGCGTGTTGTCCCCTAAATACGCTGTCATCTGGGCGGCTTCGTTTAATTTTCTGGCTTTCTTCTTTTTTGGGCACCTTGTCGCAAAAACTATGGGCAAAGGGATAATTGATGTAAACATAATCACCCAGCAGGTAATTTTTGGGACGTTAATGGGAGCCTGCATTTGGAACATAATTACATGGTATTTTGGACTTCCCACAAGTTCTTCACACGCTTTGATAGGCGGGCTTATAGGCGCTGCCATGGTAAAAGTGGGCCCTTCGGCGCTGATTTACAGCGGTATTTTTAAGACCGCTATTTTTATAGTTATATCGCCTCTTGCCGGTTTTATTCTTGGCAGGCTGATAGGTCAGCTTGTATATCAGCTGGTAAGAAAATCCACGCCTGTAAAAGTGGACCATTTATTCCGCAAAGGCCAGCTTTTATCAGCCGCCCTTTACAGTATGGGGCACGGCGGAAATGACGCGCAGAAAACAATGGGTATTATAACCGGGCTGTTGTTCAGCGCCGGTATAATAGAAGTTTTTGAAATACCAATGTGGGTGGCGCTGTCGTGCTACGTTGCTATCGCGCTTGGCACAATGTTTGGCGGCTGGAGGATAGTAAAAACAATGGGCCAGAAAGTGGCCAAGTTAAAACCAATAGACGGCTTTTGCGCGGAAACAGGGGGCGCGATAAGCTTATACGTTGCAACTGCAATGGGTATTCCTGTTTCCACCACGCACACTATCACGGGTTCCATAATGGGAGTAGGCTCCATAAGAAGGCTTTCTGCCGTTAAATGGGGCGTTGCAGGCGGAATTATATGGGCTTGGATTATCACGATTCCCGCTGCCGCACTTATCTCTGCTTTAGCATACTTTCTGGTGACAATACCTTTTAAATAG
- a CDS encoding IMP dehydrogenase, whose product MNNSSKILKEALTFDDVLLVPRRSAVLPKEAETKTRFSRNIHINIPLVSAAMDSVTESRMAIAMAQVGGIGVIHKNLTIEEQVREVDKVKRSESGMILDPVTLSPDATVMQAGELMNKYHISGFPIIEGKKLVGILTNRDLRFVKNKKQLVKEIMTPADKLITTKTGTTLEQAKQILHDNRIEKLPVVNKNFELKGLITIKDIEKKLMYPNATVDKFGRLRVAAAIGPSNDMMERAEALIKAGVDALVVDTAHGHSEGVLKAVKEVKKRFPSVDILGGNIATEDAARDLIAAGVDGIKVGMGPGSICTTRIISGMGVPQVTAIMDCVKAASKKGIPVIADGGIKYSGDIVKAIAAGADSVMIGGLFAGTEESPGETVLLEGRSFKVHRGMGSLAAMKKRGGRERYFQWDEEEDKLVPEGIEGRVPFRGGLSSTVHQMIGGLRSGMGYCGTKTIKELQRDTRFVKISNAGLKESHAHDIAITNEAPNYRVNG is encoded by the coding sequence ATGAATAATTCATCCAAAATTCTTAAAGAGGCCCTTACATTTGACGACGTTCTGCTTGTTCCAAGGCGTTCTGCCGTGCTTCCAAAAGAGGCGGAGACAAAGACCAGGTTCAGCAGAAATATTCATATAAATATACCCCTTGTGTCGGCTGCCATGGATTCTGTAACAGAATCCAGAATGGCAATTGCAATGGCGCAGGTGGGCGGAATAGGCGTTATACATAAAAATCTTACAATAGAAGAACAGGTACGGGAAGTTGACAAAGTCAAACGATCTGAAAGCGGAATGATACTTGACCCTGTTACCCTTTCTCCGGATGCCACAGTAATGCAGGCCGGGGAACTTATGAATAAATATCACATTTCCGGCTTTCCTATTATAGAGGGCAAAAAACTTGTGGGTATCCTTACCAACAGGGACCTGCGTTTTGTAAAAAATAAAAAACAGCTGGTCAAAGAAATTATGACGCCCGCGGATAAACTTATTACCACAAAAACCGGTACCACGCTTGAACAGGCAAAGCAGATACTTCACGACAACAGGATAGAAAAACTTCCCGTGGTAAATAAAAATTTTGAATTAAAAGGGCTTATTACAATTAAAGATATTGAAAAAAAATTAATGTACCCAAACGCCACGGTTGATAAGTTTGGCAGGCTGCGCGTGGCAGCCGCGATAGGGCCAAGCAATGACATGATGGAACGCGCGGAAGCGCTTATAAAAGCGGGTGTTGACGCGCTTGTGGTGGATACGGCGCACGGCCATTCCGAAGGCGTTTTAAAAGCGGTGAAAGAAGTGAAAAAAAGATTCCCGTCAGTGGATATACTTGGCGGAAACATAGCAACAGAAGACGCGGCGCGCGACCTTATAGCGGCGGGTGTTGACGGCATAAAAGTTGGAATGGGGCCCGGTTCTATCTGCACAACCAGAATTATTTCCGGCATGGGTGTGCCGCAGGTGACCGCTATAATGGACTGTGTTAAGGCAGCTTCAAAAAAAGGCATTCCGGTAATAGCAGACGGCGGTATCAAATACTCCGGCGATATAGTAAAGGCAATAGCGGCAGGCGCGGATTCTGTTATGATAGGCGGGCTTTTCGCGGGTACTGAAGAAAGCCCGGGAGAAACCGTACTGTTAGAAGGCAGAAGTTTTAAGGTTCACAGGGGAATGGGGTCGCTTGCGGCAATGAAAAAACGCGGCGGCAGGGAAAGATATTTTCAGTGGGATGAAGAAGAAGATAAACTTGTTCCCGAAGGAATTGAAGGCCGCGTGCCTTTTCGGGGCGGGCTGTCGTCCACCGTGCATCAGATGATAGGCGGGTTAAGAAGCGGCATGGGATACTGCGGGACAAAGACAATAAAAGAACTGCAGAGGGACACAAGGTTTGTAAAAATTTCCAACGCGGGGCTTAAAGAATCCCACGCGCACGATATTGCAATCACAAACGAAGCGCCCAATTACAGGGTTAACGGATAA
- a CDS encoding very short patch repair endonuclease, with translation MTDILTKVQRSNCMKAVKSKGTLIEKLIAIELRKQKIKFNRNVKSIYGTPDFVLKDLKMVVFCDSEFFHGKDWKKRRFNIKSKRDFWWKKIEGNIARDRKVTRELRSQGWVVQRFWDSQIKKNPSKCVELILKKGCNYGKKGCKEKK, from the coding sequence ATGACAGATATTTTAACTAAAGTACAAAGGTCAAATTGCATGAAAGCGGTTAAGTCTAAAGGAACTTTGATTGAAAAGCTGATTGCGATAGAGTTAAGAAAGCAAAAAATTAAATTTAATAGAAACGTAAAATCGATATATGGAACTCCCGATTTTGTACTGAAAGATTTAAAAATGGTAGTTTTTTGCGACAGTGAGTTTTTTCATGGCAAAGACTGGAAAAAAAGAAGATTTAACATTAAAAGTAAGAGGGACTTTTGGTGGAAAAAAATTGAAGGTAATATTGCAAGGGATAGAAAGGTAACCAGAGAGTTAAGGAGTCAAGGGTGGGTAGTTCAGAGGTTCTGGGATTCACAAATCAAAAAGAATCCATCCAAATGTGTGGAGTTGATTCTGAAAAAAGGGTGTAATTATGGCAAAAAGGGCTGCAAAGAAAAAAAGTAA